A region from the Vicia villosa cultivar HV-30 ecotype Madison, WI linkage group LG3, Vvil1.0, whole genome shotgun sequence genome encodes:
- the LOC131659237 gene encoding cyclic dof factor 3-like, with amino-acid sequence MEKEDEENGPEESTNADVSVSLNEISNNQAYPYEDVNAIPNMYEIGTSKPGTELVHSTYEQKTANRYIDNQGKAFKKPNKVLHCPRCNCLDTKFCYFNNYNVNQPRHFCKNCHRYWIAGGEIWNVPIGIGKHRNKHLPLKNIPITQTDSDPTSHKGKFLLVNH; translated from the coding sequence ATGGAGAAGGAAGACGAGGAGAATGGACCTGAAGAATCAACTAATGCTGATGTTAGTGTTTCTTTGAATGAAATTTCTAACAATCAAGCTTATCCATACGAAGATGTTAATGCTATTCCAAACATGTACGAAATCGGCACTTCGAAACCGGGGACCGAATTAGTTCATAGTACTTATGAACAGAAGACTGCCAACAGATATATTGACAATCAAGGGAAAGCTTTCAAGAAGCCAAACAAGGTTCTCCACTGTCCTCGCTGCAATTGTTTGGACACAAAGTTTTGCTATTTCAACAATTACAATGTTAACCAACCAAGGCACTTCTGCAAAAATTGTCATAGGTATTGGATAGCTGGGGGAGAAATTTGGAACGTTCCTATTGGAATCGGTAAGCATAGAAATAAGCATTTGCCTTTGAAGAACATACCTATCACACAAACAGATTCTGACCCTACTAGTCACAAGGGGAAGTTCCTCTTAGTGAACCACTAG
- the LOC131662534 gene encoding F-box protein At2g26850: protein MSLLKKSLSSRVENVEESKEELSLLDLPELTLECILEKLPPSSLCQMAGVCHSLRDKCVSDYFWERHMKNKWGGVIGQAAYREWKWYVASKRGVKEFKHGTQTQRGFLMSYFSILWPFQWMKLKVDDGIDSCKMRSSLVVDSVMNWYLAIETGSFWFPAQVYNRENGHVGFMLSCYDAQVSYDSQTDTFQARYPAHGRRGDATECGIPWKRLRAPPVETCSHDLHISDCLNNLHPGDHIEIQWRRNKEYPYGWWYGVVGHLESCDGNENHCRCHISDTVVLEFRHYTPGSRWRQTSINRKDHREEGNEVDGFYGGIRKIESENEISIWKLMWPSQVMD from the exons ATGTCTCTGTTGAAGAAGAGTCTGAGTTCAAGAGTTGAGAATGTTGAAGAGAGCAAGGAGGAGTTATCATTGTTGGACTTGCCTGAGCTGACCTTAGAATGCATACTTGAAAAGCTGCCTCCTTCATCACTCTGTCAAATGGCTGGTGTGTGCCATTCCTTGAGAGACAAGTGTGTGAGTGATTACTTTTGGGAGAGGCACATGAAGAATAAATGGGGTGGAGTTATTGGACAAGCTGCTTATAGGGAATGGAAATGGTATGTTGCTTCGAAAAGGGGTGTTAAGGAGTTTAAACATGGCACACAAACACAAAGAGGCTTCTTGATGAGTTATTTCTCTATTCTTTGGCCTTTTCAGTGGATGAAATTAAAGGTTGATGATGGAATTGATAGCTGCAAGATGAGGAGTTCTTTGGTTGTTGATTCTGTTATGAATTGGTATCTTGCTATTGAGACTGGCAGCTTCTGGTTTCCTGCTCAAGTCTATAACCGTGAG AACGGTCATGTTGGATTCATGTTGTCTTGCTATGATGCTCAAGTTAGCTATGATTCGCAAACCGATACCTTTCAAGCAAG GTATCCTGCACATGGAAGAAGAGGAGATGCTACAGAGTGTGGCATTCCATGGAAGAGATTAAGAGCACCTCCTGTTGAAACTTGTTCACATGATCTTCATATCTCTGATTGTTTAAATAATTTGCATCCTGGTGATCACATAGAGATTCAGTGGAGGAGAAATAAAGAATATCCTTATG GTTGGTGGTATGGTGTTGTAGGTCACTTGGAGTCATGCGATGGGAATGAAAATCATTGCCGATGTCATATTAGTG ACACAGTGGTGCTAGAGTTCAGGCATTACACTCCTGGTTCAAGATGGAGACAGACTAGTATCAATAGAAAAGATCATAGAGAGGAAGGAAATGAGGTTGATGGATTTTATGGGGGAATAAGAAAGATTGAGAGTGAGAATGAAATTTCCATTTGGAAACTAATGTGGCCATCTCAAGTCATGGATTAG